A DNA window from Halorubrum sp. DM2 contains the following coding sequences:
- a CDS encoding DUF5805 domain-containing protein, which translates to MGGDRQSVKTYVPAEQKDVWRNHADELDMSLSEFVRTMVQAGRKGFAPTESSGDEEPASDPSDPGGRDLETRVHAVLESGPRSWDELVEAVIGDVEDELEATLDDLQAQNRVRYSGRDGGYVLTDE; encoded by the coding sequence ATGGGAGGGGATCGACAGTCGGTGAAGACGTACGTGCCGGCGGAGCAAAAAGACGTGTGGCGCAACCACGCCGACGAGCTCGACATGTCGCTGAGCGAGTTCGTCAGAACGATGGTTCAGGCCGGTCGAAAGGGGTTCGCGCCGACCGAATCGTCCGGAGACGAGGAACCCGCTTCCGACCCGTCGGACCCCGGGGGTCGCGACCTCGAAACGCGCGTCCACGCGGTTCTCGAATCCGGCCCCCGATCGTGGGACGAACTCGTCGAGGCGGTCATCGGCGACGTGGAAGACGAGTTGGAGGCGACGCTCGACGACCTCCAAGCGCAGAACCGCGTCCGGTACAGCGGCCGGGACGGGGGGTACGTGTTGACCGATGAGTAG
- a CDS encoding tyrosine-type recombinase/integrase, whose amino-acid sequence MSSTRSAPEPDDPIGYFLEDLTYHGKTDRTREAYERVLRRFESFLDDVDPGSATHRDCMSFVHSLRGDVADSTVATYAAYLNRFYGYMTEVGAFDGNPMTLVIEEMDETVDKDPARRDVSIPAMRSFVAGVRHPLHRALFVTLLKTGMRVGELCNLDLRDVAITDSELNAAYSLGGRPALSGRPDSLFVTSEAAVGEELNGEIRSAANKRKRGTVIPIDDELRRTLKRWLAIRPDSPSPAEPLFVGTTEGWGERLEPQAVRHVVERYAREEGWYRTGGGADENVTPHYFRHFFTTHLRDRTGDRGVVKYLRGDVADDVIDTYTHNWGDQVRETYEANVYRLLV is encoded by the coding sequence ATGAGTAGTACGCGCTCCGCACCCGAGCCCGACGACCCGATCGGGTACTTCCTCGAAGACCTCACGTACCACGGGAAGACCGACCGGACCCGAGAGGCGTACGAACGCGTCCTGCGGCGGTTCGAGTCCTTCCTCGACGACGTAGATCCGGGATCGGCGACGCACCGCGATTGTATGTCGTTCGTCCACTCGCTCCGGGGCGACGTCGCCGACAGCACCGTCGCTACGTACGCGGCGTACCTCAACCGGTTTTACGGGTACATGACGGAGGTCGGGGCGTTCGACGGGAACCCTATGACGCTGGTGATAGAGGAGATGGACGAGACCGTGGACAAAGACCCCGCCCGCCGGGACGTCTCGATTCCGGCGATGCGGTCGTTCGTCGCGGGCGTCCGCCATCCGCTCCACCGCGCGCTGTTCGTCACGCTCCTGAAGACCGGGATGCGGGTCGGAGAGCTGTGTAACCTCGATTTACGGGACGTGGCGATCACGGATTCGGAGCTCAACGCGGCGTACTCGCTCGGCGGGCGTCCAGCGCTGTCCGGTCGCCCCGACTCGCTGTTCGTGACCTCGGAGGCGGCCGTCGGCGAGGAGCTGAACGGCGAAATCCGTTCGGCCGCGAACAAGCGCAAGCGCGGGACGGTGATCCCGATCGACGACGAGTTGCGTCGGACGCTGAAGCGCTGGCTCGCGATCCGGCCGGACTCCCCGTCGCCCGCCGAACCGCTGTTCGTCGGCACCACGGAGGGGTGGGGCGAGCGGTTGGAGCCGCAGGCGGTCAGGCATGTGGTCGAGCGATACGCTCGGGAGGAGGGGTGGTACCGAACCGGCGGCGGAGCCGACGAGAACGTCACGCCCCACTACTTCCGGCACTTCTTCACCACCCACCTCCGGGACCGGACCGGCGACCGCGGCGTGGTGAAGTACCTCCGCGGCGACGTCGCGGACGACGTGATCGACACGTATACCCACAACTGGGGCGATCAGGTGCGCGAGACATACGAGGCGAACGTGTACCGACTGCTGGTGTAG